One Malus domestica chromosome 11, GDT2T_hap1 genomic region harbors:
- the LOC108169263 gene encoding beta-amyrin 28-monooxygenase-like, protein MGMEHYSFYLNFLLGFIVFVISLSLLALVLLYRHRSQFKGNNLPPGNVGYPLIGESYDFVSAGWKGHPEKFFFDRIANYSSQIFKTSLFGKQAAFFYGAAGNKFLFSNENRLVNVWWPDHVNKIFPTSADVSATAEAKKLKKLIHNFMKPEALKRYIGIMDAITQKHFANSWENKQQVHVFPLAKNYTLAIAARLFLSLEDQKDIDKLGHSLYLANAGVISMPIDFPGTPLRKAIKASKLINGMLTEIIKQRKADLADGKASPTQDILSHMLMTCDKDGTYMKELDISTNIMGLLIGGYEATGAVCILIVKFLAELPHIYDAVYKEQMEIANSKAPGELLHWDDIQKMKYSWNVAQEVMRLTPPIQGSFREAATDFVFNGYTIPKGWILYWSSITTHKSVDYFQEPDKFDPSRFEGTGPAPCTYVPFGGGPMMCPGKEYARMEILVFMHNLVKRFKCERLLPQEKIVMDPLAMPAKGLPIRLFPHNHIN, encoded by the exons ATGGGGATGGAGCATTATAGCTTCTATCTCAACTTCTTGTTGGGCTTTATTGTTTTCGTcatatccctctctctcttagcATTGGTGCTCTTGTACAGGCACAGATCGCAGTTCAAGGGAAACAACCTACCCCCGGGCAACGTGGGGTACCCTTTGATCGGAGAGAGCTACGATTTCGTGTCCGCGGGATGGAAAGGTCACCCGGAGAAGTTCTTCTTCGACCGCATCGCTAACTACTCTTCTCAAATATTTAAGACATCCCTCTTTGGGAAGCAAGCTGCCTTCTTCTACGGCGCGGCTGGCAACAAGTTCTTGTTCTCCAACGAGAACAGGCTCGTCAATGTTTGGTGGCCCGATCACGTCAACAAGATTTTCCCAACTTCCGCGGACGTTTCTGCAACGGCGGAGGCCAAAAAGTTGAAAAAGCTGATTCACAATTTCATGAAGCCTGAGGCTTTGAAACGGTACATCGGCATCATGGACGCTATTACCCAGAAGCACTTTGCAAACAGTTGGGAAAACAAACAGCAAGTTCATGTATTCCCCCTAGCCAAGAA CTACACCTTGGCGATCGCTGCACGTTTGTTTCTTAGCCTCGAGGACCAAAAGGACATAGACAAACTAGGCCACTCTTTGTATCTGGCTAACGCCGGAGTCATATCGATGCCTATTGACTTTCCTGGGACCCCGCTTCGCAAAGCCATCAAGGCCTCCAAACTCATCAATGGGATGTTGACGGAGATAATAAAGCAGAGGAAGGCTGATTTGGCTGATGGCAAGGCTTCTCCGACACAAGACATTTTGTCACACATGCTCATGACATGCGATAAGGATGGAACCTATATGAAGGAATTGGATATCAGTACTAATATTATGGGGCTGTTAATTGGTGGTTATGAAGCTACTGGTGCTGTTTGCATCCTCATTGTCAAGTTTCTTGCTGAACTCCCTCACATCTACGATGCAGTCTACAAGG AGCAAATGGAGATTGCAAATTCGAAAGCCCCTGGAGAGTTGTTACACTGGGATGACATTCAGAAAATGAAGTACTCGTGGAATGTAGCTCAAGAAGTGATGAGATTGACACCACCAATTCAAGGATCCTTCAGGGAAGCCGCAACTGACTTTGTCTTCAATGGATACACAATTCCAAAGGGTTGGATATTATATTGGAGTTCTATCACAACGCACAAGAGTGTAGATTATTTCCAGGAACCCGATAAATTTGATCCGTCGAGGTTTGAAGGAACCGGGCCAGCACCATGCACTTATGTTCCATTTGGAGGAGGGCCAATGATGTGCCCCGGCAAAGAGTATGCCCGGATGGAAATACTTGTGTTCATGCACAACCTGGTCAAGAGGTTCAAATGTGAGAGACTTCTTCCCCAAGAGAAAATTGTAATGGACCCATTGGCCATGCCTGCCAAAGGACTTCCAATCCGCCTTTTCCCTCACAATCACATTAATTGA